Proteins encoded by one window of Streptomyces uncialis:
- a CDS encoding papain-like cysteine protease family protein — translation MRHRHPRTHRTRRPALLAATAAAAALAALTAPMASAAPVPGPSAVSWQQAGPTAPLGTAGTPMAPSHALTAPSEVGVPGTRPGPAGPGDVSALATKRLNITMQAQQKTNWCWAAAGNTIAAWYGRTYSQNQFCNAAFGRSQNSTCPNSQATLGDVQTGLRWTGVSPGSYVNGWLRYPALQTEINADRPVETRIQWSAGGGHMHVLYGYDDSGSWVYWGDPWPSSNRYSWASHSWYVNNNTFSWTHSLYRIGA, via the coding sequence ATGCGCCACAGACATCCCCGTACCCACCGAACCCGACGGCCCGCGCTGCTCGCGGCGACGGCCGCCGCGGCGGCCCTGGCCGCCCTCACCGCGCCCATGGCCTCCGCGGCACCCGTCCCGGGCCCGTCCGCGGTCTCCTGGCAGCAGGCGGGCCCCACGGCCCCGCTCGGCACCGCCGGGACCCCCATGGCCCCCTCCCATGCCCTGACGGCCCCGTCCGAGGTCGGCGTCCCCGGCACCCGGCCGGGACCGGCCGGCCCCGGTGACGTCTCCGCACTCGCCACCAAGCGGCTGAACATCACCATGCAGGCCCAGCAGAAGACCAACTGGTGCTGGGCGGCGGCGGGCAACACCATCGCCGCCTGGTACGGCCGCACCTACTCGCAGAACCAGTTCTGCAACGCCGCCTTCGGCCGGTCGCAGAACAGCACGTGCCCCAACTCGCAGGCCACCCTGGGTGATGTCCAGACCGGACTGCGCTGGACCGGCGTCAGTCCCGGCTCCTATGTGAACGGCTGGCTCCGCTACCCGGCCCTCCAGACCGAGATCAACGCCGACCGGCCCGTCGAGACCCGCATCCAGTGGTCCGCCGGCGGCGGCCATATGCACGTCCTGTACGGCTACGACGACTCGGGCAGCTGGGTGTACTGGGGCGACCCGTGGCCCAGCAGCAACCGCTACAGCTGGGCGTCGCACTCCTGGTACGTCAACAACAACACCTTCAGCTGGACCCACTCCCTCTACCGGATCGGGGCGTGA
- the uvrC gene encoding excinuclease ABC subunit UvrC gives MADPSSYRPKPGQIPDSPGVYKFRDEHRRVIYVGKAKSLRQRLASYFQDLAGLHPRTRTMVTTAASVEWTVVSTEVEALQLEYSWIKEFDPRFNVKYRDDKSYPYLAVTMNEEFPRVQVMRGQKRKGVRYFGPYGHAWAIRDTVDLLLRVFPVRTCSAGVFKNAARTGRPCLLGYIGKCSAPCVGRISPEDHRELADEFSDFMAGRTGTYIRRLEQSMTDAAEEMEYERAARLRDDIGALRKAMEKSAVVLADATDADLIALAEDELEAAVQIFHVRGGRVRGQRGWVTDKVEAVTTGDLVEHAIQQLYGEESGDAVPREVLVPALPDPAEPVQEWLTGRRGANVSLRVPQRGDKKALMETVARNAQQSLVLHKTKRASDLTTRSRALEEIAVALELDSAPLRIECYDISHFQGDDVVASMVVFEDGLARKSEYRRFQIKGRAGDTQLWHGEGQDDVRSMHEVITRRFRRYLQEKERTGEWTQPPDPADTEAPVPADPTAPGGLPVSDGPAAPGDLTAPTPSADLTKPAVPTAPAEATIPTTPAAPTAPAPAEDAPPVVLRADGTPEAPLGPTDDDGRPKRFAYPPQLVVVDGGQPQVAAARRALDELGIDDIAVCGLAKRLEEVWVPGEDDPVILPRTSEGLYLLQRVRDEAHRFAITYQRAKRAKRFRAGPLDDVPGLGDARKQALIKHFGSVKRLRSATIDEICEVPGIGRKTALTIAAALAEAAPAAPAVNTATGEIIEDEEPVSAGTSDNRRGQEP, from the coding sequence ATGGCCGACCCCTCCAGCTATCGCCCCAAGCCGGGACAGATCCCCGACTCGCCGGGGGTCTACAAGTTCCGTGACGAGCACCGCCGGGTGATCTACGTCGGCAAGGCGAAGAGCCTGCGCCAGCGGCTCGCGAGCTACTTCCAGGACCTCGCGGGTCTGCATCCGCGTACCCGCACGATGGTCACCACGGCCGCGTCCGTGGAGTGGACGGTGGTGTCCACCGAGGTCGAGGCCCTCCAGCTCGAATACTCCTGGATCAAGGAGTTCGACCCCCGGTTCAACGTCAAGTACCGCGACGACAAGAGCTACCCCTACCTCGCGGTGACGATGAACGAGGAGTTCCCCCGCGTCCAGGTGATGCGCGGTCAGAAACGCAAGGGCGTACGGTACTTCGGGCCGTACGGGCACGCCTGGGCGATCCGGGACACGGTCGATCTGCTGCTGCGGGTCTTCCCGGTACGGACCTGCTCGGCGGGCGTCTTCAAGAACGCCGCGCGCACCGGCCGCCCCTGTCTCCTCGGCTACATCGGCAAGTGTTCCGCGCCCTGTGTCGGCCGGATCAGCCCCGAGGACCACCGCGAACTGGCCGACGAGTTCAGCGACTTCATGGCCGGACGCACCGGCACGTACATCCGCCGCCTCGAACAGAGCATGACCGACGCCGCCGAGGAGATGGAGTACGAGCGGGCCGCCCGGCTGCGCGACGACATCGGGGCGCTGCGCAAGGCGATGGAGAAGAGCGCGGTCGTCCTCGCGGACGCCACCGACGCGGATCTGATCGCCCTCGCGGAGGACGAGCTGGAAGCGGCCGTGCAGATCTTCCATGTGCGCGGCGGCCGGGTGCGCGGCCAGCGTGGCTGGGTCACCGACAAGGTCGAGGCGGTCACCACGGGTGACCTGGTGGAGCACGCCATCCAGCAGCTCTACGGCGAGGAGAGCGGTGACGCCGTGCCCCGCGAGGTCCTCGTCCCCGCGCTGCCCGACCCGGCGGAGCCCGTCCAGGAGTGGCTGACCGGCCGCCGCGGGGCGAACGTCTCGCTGCGGGTGCCGCAGCGCGGCGACAAGAAGGCCCTCATGGAGACCGTCGCGCGCAACGCCCAGCAGTCCCTCGTGCTGCACAAGACCAAGCGCGCCTCCGACCTCACCACCCGCTCGCGCGCGCTGGAGGAGATCGCCGTCGCCCTGGAGCTGGACAGCGCCCCGCTGCGTATCGAGTGCTACGACATCTCGCACTTCCAGGGTGACGACGTGGTCGCCTCGATGGTCGTCTTCGAGGACGGTCTCGCCCGCAAGAGCGAGTACCGGCGGTTCCAGATCAAGGGCCGCGCGGGGGACACCCAGCTCTGGCACGGCGAGGGCCAGGACGACGTCCGCTCCATGCACGAGGTGATCACCCGACGTTTCCGGCGCTATCTCCAGGAGAAGGAGCGCACGGGGGAGTGGACCCAGCCGCCCGACCCCGCCGACACGGAAGCCCCCGTGCCCGCCGACCCGACCGCGCCCGGCGGCCTCCCTGTGTCCGACGGCCCGGCCGCGCCCGGTGACCTCACCGCGCCGACCCCGTCCGCCGACCTGACCAAGCCCGCCGTGCCCACGGCCCCTGCCGAGGCCACCATCCCCACGACCCCCGCCGCCCCGACGGCCCCCGCCCCCGCCGAGGACGCCCCGCCCGTCGTCCTGCGGGCCGACGGCACGCCCGAGGCGCCCCTCGGCCCCACCGACGACGACGGGCGGCCCAAGCGCTTCGCGTACCCGCCCCAGCTCGTGGTGGTCGACGGCGGACAGCCGCAGGTCGCCGCCGCCCGGCGCGCGCTGGACGAGCTGGGCATCGACGACATCGCCGTCTGCGGGCTCGCCAAGCGCCTCGAAGAGGTGTGGGTGCCCGGCGAGGACGACCCCGTGATCCTGCCCCGCACCAGTGAGGGCCTGTATCTGCTCCAGCGGGTGCGGGACGAGGCCCACCGCTTCGCGATCACCTATCAGCGGGCCAAGCGCGCCAAACGCTTCCGCGCGGGCCCGCTGGACGACGTCCCCGGCCTGGGGGATGCCCGCAAGCAGGCCCTGATCAAGCATTTCGGTTCGGTGAAGAGGCTCCGGTCGGCCACAATCGACGAGATCTGCGAGGTGCCCGGCATAGGCCGCAAGACGGCCCTGACGATCGCCGCGGCCCTCGCGGAAGCGGCTCCGGCCGCGCCCGCCGTGAACACGGCGACCGGAGAGATCATCGAAGACGAGGAACCCGTGTCCGCGGGCACCTCGGACAACCGACGGGGGCAGGAGCCATGA
- the rapZ gene encoding RNase adapter RapZ has protein sequence MTDRHAHDATGDTDATGDGADTTSAPGDGGERGTTDGPAAQGEHGEHTEPDKDGAQVSTGATIDTPGVPEAAIPELVIISGMSGAGRSTAAKCLEDLGWFVVDNLPPALIPTMVELGARSQGNVARIAVVVDVRGRRFFDNLRESLADLESKHVTRRIVFLESSDDALVRRFEGVRRPHPLQGDGRIVDGIAAERELLRELRGDADLVIDTSSLNVHELRAKMDAQFAGEEEPELRATVMSFGFKYGLPVDADLVVDMRFLPNPHWVPELRPFTGLNEEVSAYIFNQPGAKEFLDRYAELLRLIAAGYRREGKRYVTIAVGCTGGKHRSVAMSEKLAARLAAEGVETVVVHRDMGRE, from the coding sequence ATGACCGATCGACACGCACACGACGCCACGGGTGACACGGACGCCACAGGTGACGGGGCGGACACCACGTCCGCCCCGGGTGACGGCGGCGAGCGGGGCACCACCGACGGCCCCGCGGCCCAGGGCGAGCACGGCGAGCACACAGAACCGGACAAAGACGGAGCACAGGTGAGTACGGGCGCGACGATCGACACTCCCGGGGTCCCCGAGGCGGCCATTCCCGAGCTGGTGATCATCTCGGGGATGTCCGGCGCGGGCCGCTCCACCGCGGCGAAGTGTCTGGAGGACCTCGGCTGGTTCGTGGTCGACAACCTCCCGCCCGCGCTGATCCCCACCATGGTGGAGCTCGGCGCCCGCTCCCAGGGCAACGTCGCCCGGATCGCCGTCGTCGTGGACGTCCGCGGCCGGCGCTTCTTCGACAACCTCCGCGAGTCCCTCGCCGACCTGGAGTCCAAGCACGTCACCCGGCGCATCGTCTTCCTGGAGTCCTCCGACGACGCCCTGGTCCGCCGCTTCGAGGGCGTGCGCCGCCCGCACCCCCTCCAGGGCGACGGCCGGATCGTCGACGGCATCGCCGCCGAACGCGAACTCCTGCGCGAGCTGCGCGGTGACGCCGACCTGGTGATCGACACCTCCAGCCTGAACGTCCACGAGCTGCGCGCCAAGATGGACGCCCAGTTCGCGGGCGAGGAGGAGCCCGAGCTGCGGGCCACCGTGATGTCGTTCGGCTTCAAGTACGGGCTGCCCGTCGACGCGGACCTCGTCGTCGACATGCGCTTCCTGCCCAATCCGCACTGGGTCCCCGAGCTGCGTCCCTTCACCGGGCTCAACGAGGAGGTCTCGGCCTACATCTTCAACCAGCCCGGTGCCAAGGAGTTCCTGGACCGCTACGCCGAGCTGCTGCGGCTCATCGCCGCCGGGTACCGCCGCGAGGGCAAGCGCTATGTGACCATCGCCGTCGGCTGCACCGGCGGCAAGCACCGCTCCGTCGCCATGTCGGAGAAGCTCGCCGCACGGCTGGCCGCCGAGGGCGTCGAGACCGTCGTCGTCCACCGGGACATGGGACGCGAATGA
- a CDS encoding gluconeogenesis factor YvcK family protein has protein sequence MTGRTLRLRRLGRTTPLRPGEKPERVRRRGAQPKVVALGGGMGLSASLAGLRRITGDLTAVVTVADDGGSSGRLRDELGVLPPGDLRKALAALCGDDDWGQTWARVIQHRFQSGGEMHGHAVGNLLIVALWEQLGDHVLALDLVGKLLGAQGRVLPMSAVPLELEALVRGHDPDRPDDVDTVRGQATVALTPGEVQSVHLVPNDPPAVPEAVGAVLDADWVVLGPGSWFSSVIPHLLVPELRDALTETKARRVLALNLAPQPGETEGFSPQRHLEVLGRHAPKLALDVVLADEAAVPDRDSLAEAAQGFGATVELAPVARTDGSPRHDPELLAAAYDRIFRMHGRIGPWR, from the coding sequence ATGACCGGGCGCACACTCCGGTTGCGCCGCTTGGGCCGCACCACCCCCCTCCGTCCGGGTGAAAAGCCCGAGCGGGTCCGCCGCCGCGGCGCACAGCCCAAGGTCGTCGCCCTCGGCGGCGGCATGGGCCTGTCCGCGTCCCTCGCCGGACTGCGCCGGATCACCGGCGATCTCACCGCCGTCGTCACCGTCGCGGACGACGGCGGCTCCAGCGGCCGTCTCCGCGATGAGCTGGGCGTTCTTCCCCCTGGGGACCTCCGCAAGGCGCTCGCCGCGCTGTGCGGGGACGACGACTGGGGGCAGACCTGGGCCCGGGTGATCCAGCACCGTTTCCAGTCCGGTGGCGAGATGCACGGACACGCCGTCGGCAATCTGCTGATCGTCGCCCTGTGGGAGCAGCTCGGCGATCATGTGCTCGCGCTGGACCTGGTGGGCAAGCTGCTGGGCGCGCAGGGCCGTGTTCTGCCCATGTCGGCGGTGCCGCTGGAGCTGGAAGCCCTGGTCAGAGGGCATGACCCGGATCGTCCCGATGACGTGGACACGGTCCGTGGACAGGCCACCGTGGCGCTCACCCCCGGTGAGGTGCAGTCGGTGCACCTGGTGCCCAACGATCCGCCCGCCGTACCGGAGGCCGTGGGGGCCGTCCTGGACGCCGACTGGGTGGTCCTGGGGCCCGGTTCATGGTTCTCGTCGGTGATCCCGCACCTCCTGGTGCCGGAGCTGAGGGACGCCCTGACCGAGACGAAGGCGCGCCGGGTGCTCGCGCTGAACCTCGCCCCCCAACCCGGAGAAACCGAGGGGTTCTCCCCGCAGCGTCATTTGGAGGTTTTGGGACGACACGCCCCTAAACTCGCCCTGGACGTGGTGCTCGCCGACGAGGCCGCCGTGCCGGACCGTGATTCGCTCGCCGAAGCCGCCCAGGGCTTCGGGGCCACGGTCGAACTGGCCCCGGTCGCCCGGACCGACGGCAGCCCCAGGCACGATCCGGAGCTGTTGGCCGCCGCGTACGACCGTATTTTTCGGATGCATGGAAGGATCGGCCCATGGCGATGA
- the whiA gene encoding DNA-binding protein WhiA — MAMTAAVKDEISRLPVTRTCCRKAEVSSILRFAGGLHLVSGRIVIEAELDTAMAARRLKRDILEIFGHSSELIVMAPGGLRRGSRFVVRVVAGGDQLARQTGLVDGRGRPIRGLPPQVVSGATCDAEAAWRGAFLAHGSLTEPGRSSSLEVTCPGPEAALALVGAARRLQIGAKAREVRGVDRVVVRDGDAIGALLTRLGAHESVLAWEERRMRREVRATANRLANFDDANLRRSARAAVAAGARVQRALEILADEVPEHLAAAGRLRMEHKQASLEELGALADPPLTKDAVAGRIRRLLAMADKRASDLGIPGTESNLTEDMADNLVG, encoded by the coding sequence ATGGCGATGACGGCAGCGGTGAAGGATGAGATTTCCCGGCTTCCCGTCACCCGGACCTGCTGCAGAAAGGCGGAGGTCTCGTCGATCCTGCGGTTCGCGGGCGGGCTGCACCTGGTCAGCGGACGCATCGTGATCGAGGCGGAGCTGGACACCGCGATGGCGGCCCGCCGGCTCAAGCGGGACATCCTGGAGATCTTCGGGCACAGCTCGGAGCTGATCGTGATGGCGCCCGGCGGGCTGCGCCGCGGCTCGCGGTTCGTGGTCCGCGTCGTCGCGGGCGGTGACCAGCTCGCCCGGCAGACGGGCCTCGTGGACGGCCGCGGCCGTCCCATCCGGGGGCTGCCGCCGCAGGTGGTCTCCGGGGCCACCTGTGACGCCGAGGCGGCCTGGCGCGGGGCGTTCCTGGCGCACGGCTCGCTCACCGAGCCCGGCCGCTCCTCGTCGCTGGAGGTGACCTGCCCCGGACCGGAGGCGGCGCTGGCGCTGGTCGGGGCGGCCCGCCGGCTCCAGATCGGCGCGAAGGCCCGTGAGGTGCGCGGGGTGGACCGGGTCGTCGTCCGGGACGGGGACGCGATCGGCGCCCTGCTGACCCGTCTCGGTGCCCATGAGTCGGTCCTGGCGTGGGAGGAGCGGCGGATGCGGCGCGAGGTGCGCGCCACCGCGAACCGCCTCGCCAACTTCGACGACGCCAATCTGCGGCGGTCCGCGCGGGCCGCGGTGGCGGCGGGCGCGCGGGTGCAGCGGGCGCTGGAGATCCTCGCGGACGAGGTGCCCGAGCATCTGGCGGCGGCCGGCCGGCTGCGGATGGAGCACAAGCAGGCGTCGCTGGAGGAGCTGGGCGCGCTCGCCGACCCGCCGCTGACCAAGGACGCGGTGGCCGGGCGTATCCGGCGGCTGCTGGCGATGGCCGACAAGCGCGCGTCCGACCTGGGCATCCCGGGGACGGAGTCCAATCTCACCGAGGACATGGCCGACAACCTGGTCGGCTGA
- a CDS encoding M14 family metallopeptidase yields MRRRARAILATGALFLGGLTAAPLGQAGALERTAPAVTDDAEAVKVFEADVTREQIPLLLKAGQDAHELSERAPERGTARVELYLTDRQARNLEGQGVDVTERQVSAAAERRVAAAGDGVYRPYSGPGGLKEEIVRTGQAHPGLTKVVSIGKSQGGQDILAVKVSKGARTTKDGARPATLYMSNQHAREWITPEMTRRLLHHYLDNYRSDKRIKKLVDTTELWFVLSANPDGYDFTHAADGERQWRKNLRDIDGDGRITAGDGVDLNRNFPYKWGYDDEGSSPAPSSETYRGASPGSEPETRAIDRFQKRIGFEYGVNYHSAAELILYGVGWQVATNTPDDVLYKALAGTPEKPAIPGYRPQVSSELYTTNGEADGHAGNVNGIAMFTPEMSTCQTISQRYPDDAWNAQDCASVFTFPDDEKLIQEEFTANLPFALAVAETASRPDRPVSVTGIDAPDFTPHPFTTSYARGADQEVAVTARKSVRDKELNYRINGGRTHDEDLRGWKGGETFGGEDNLYFDEYRARIEDARPGDRVEVWFTGRTRSGKVASEPFTYTVAERPRASVLVVAEEGAAATQTASYVAALQANGRSAAVWDVATQGVPHALGVLAHFPSVVHYTGAVTPGAPTQLALRAYLNEGGKLIESGERAGGNVNLGRASSNDFAQYYLGAYERLTAPGVTSFTGEGALSGTGTPLAGAAGNPLDAPSRYLVTSDSLPAAQFPQFRSAPAGGYPGLVNPYAPQTGQGMASAVHDDRDWKRLTRTVDLTGVSAADAPELRTALNWNVENRYDHVLLEAHTEGADDWTTLPDRNGASSTDAPVECEAGYFVNGHPFLRHYLTLGAGACANTGTTGSWNSFTGSSGGWKQVAFDLSAYAGKKVELSLSYVTDPGSGERGVFADQAQLVVGGIARDTEGFETSLGTWSVAPAPAGSPTVTGDWARTGELYRSYAAVTARDSVLLGFGFEHVPGAAERAALMGKALASLRR; encoded by the coding sequence ATGAGACGAAGAGCGAGAGCGATCCTCGCGACGGGCGCGTTGTTCCTCGGCGGACTCACCGCCGCACCTCTCGGCCAGGCCGGGGCGCTGGAGCGGACCGCGCCGGCCGTGACGGACGACGCGGAGGCCGTCAAGGTCTTCGAGGCGGACGTCACCCGCGAGCAGATACCGCTCCTCCTGAAGGCCGGCCAGGACGCCCACGAGCTCTCCGAACGGGCACCCGAGCGCGGCACCGCGCGCGTCGAGCTGTACCTCACCGACCGCCAGGCCCGGAATCTGGAGGGCCAGGGCGTCGACGTCACCGAGCGCCAGGTCTCCGCCGCCGCGGAGCGACGCGTCGCCGCGGCGGGCGACGGGGTGTACCGCCCGTACAGCGGACCGGGCGGGCTCAAGGAGGAGATCGTCCGCACCGGGCAGGCCCACCCGGGGCTCACCAAGGTCGTGTCCATCGGGAAGTCCCAGGGCGGCCAGGACATCCTCGCGGTGAAGGTCAGCAAGGGCGCCCGCACCACCAAGGACGGCGCCCGGCCCGCGACCCTGTACATGTCGAACCAGCACGCCCGGGAATGGATCACCCCGGAGATGACCCGGCGGCTGCTGCACCACTACCTCGACAACTACCGCAGCGACAAGCGGATCAAGAAGCTGGTGGACACCACCGAACTGTGGTTCGTGCTGTCCGCCAACCCCGACGGCTACGACTTCACCCACGCCGCCGACGGTGAGCGCCAGTGGCGCAAGAACCTGCGCGACATCGACGGCGACGGCCGGATCACCGCGGGCGACGGCGTCGACCTCAACCGCAACTTCCCCTACAAGTGGGGCTACGACGACGAGGGCTCGTCCCCCGCGCCCTCCTCGGAGACCTACCGCGGCGCGAGCCCCGGCTCCGAGCCCGAGACCCGGGCCATCGACCGCTTCCAGAAGCGCATCGGCTTCGAGTACGGCGTCAACTACCACTCCGCCGCCGAACTGATCCTCTACGGCGTCGGCTGGCAGGTGGCCACCAACACCCCCGACGACGTGTTGTACAAGGCCCTCGCCGGCACCCCCGAGAAGCCCGCGATACCCGGCTACCGCCCCCAGGTCTCCTCCGAGCTGTACACGACCAACGGCGAGGCCGACGGCCACGCGGGCAACGTGAACGGCATCGCGATGTTCACCCCCGAGATGTCGACCTGCCAGACCATCTCGCAGCGCTACCCCGACGACGCCTGGAACGCCCAGGACTGCGCCTCCGTCTTCACCTTCCCGGACGACGAGAAGCTGATCCAGGAGGAGTTCACCGCCAACCTGCCCTTCGCGCTCGCCGTGGCGGAGACCGCGTCCCGCCCCGACCGTCCCGTGTCCGTCACCGGGATCGACGCCCCCGACTTCACCCCGCACCCCTTCACCACGTCCTACGCGCGCGGGGCCGACCAGGAGGTCGCCGTCACCGCCCGCAAGTCCGTGCGGGACAAGGAGCTCAACTACCGGATCAACGGCGGCCGGACGCACGACGAGGACCTGCGCGGCTGGAAGGGCGGCGAGACCTTCGGCGGCGAGGACAACCTGTACTTCGACGAGTACCGCGCGCGGATCGAGGACGCCCGCCCCGGTGACCGGGTCGAGGTCTGGTTCACCGGCCGCACCCGTTCCGGCAAGGTCGCGAGCGAACCCTTCACGTACACGGTCGCCGAGCGCCCCAGGGCCTCGGTCCTCGTGGTCGCCGAGGAAGGCGCCGCCGCCACCCAGACGGCCTCCTACGTCGCCGCGCTCCAGGCCAACGGCCGATCCGCCGCCGTCTGGGACGTCGCCACCCAGGGCGTCCCGCACGCCCTCGGTGTGCTGGCGCACTTCCCGTCCGTCGTGCACTACACCGGCGCCGTCACCCCCGGCGCGCCCACCCAGCTCGCGCTGCGCGCCTACCTCAACGAGGGCGGCAAGCTGATCGAGTCCGGCGAACGCGCGGGCGGCAACGTCAACCTGGGACGCGCCTCCTCCAACGACTTCGCCCAGTACTACCTCGGGGCGTACGAGCGGCTGACGGCGCCCGGGGTCACCTCGTTCACCGGTGAGGGCGCGCTCAGCGGCACCGGGACCCCGCTCGCCGGGGCCGCGGGCAACCCGCTGGACGCCCCCAGCCGCTATCTCGTCACGTCCGACTCGCTGCCCGCGGCGCAGTTCCCGCAGTTCCGCAGCGCTCCGGCGGGCGGCTACCCGGGGCTCGTCAACCCGTACGCGCCGCAGACCGGCCAGGGCATGGCCTCGGCCGTCCACGACGACCGGGACTGGAAGCGGCTGACCCGCACCGTCGACCTCACCGGGGTCTCCGCCGCCGACGCCCCCGAACTGCGGACGGCGCTCAACTGGAACGTCGAGAACCGCTACGACCATGTGCTGCTGGAGGCGCACACCGAGGGCGCCGACGACTGGACGACGCTCCCCGACAGGAACGGCGCCAGTTCCACGGACGCGCCCGTCGAGTGCGAGGCCGGGTACTTCGTCAACGGGCATCCGTTCCTGCGGCACTACCTGACCCTGGGGGCCGGTGCCTGCGCGAACACCGGCACCACGGGCTCGTGGAACAGCTTCACCGGCTCGTCCGGCGGCTGGAAGCAGGTCGCGTTCGACCTCAGCGCCTACGCGGGCAAGAAGGTCGAGCTGTCGCTGAGCTATGTCACCGACCCGGGCAGCGGTGAGCGCGGCGTCTTCGCCGACCAGGCGCAGCTCGTCGTCGGCGGCATCGCGCGGGACACCGAGGGCTTCGAGACGTCGCTCGGCACCTGGAGCGTCGCCCCGGCCCCGGCCGGCAGCCCCACGGTGACCGGCGACTGGGCCCGCACCGGTGAGCTGTACCGCTCGTACGCGGCCGTCACCGCGCGTGACAGCGTGCTGCTGGGCTTCGGCTTCGAGCATGTGCCCGGCGCGGCCGAGCGGGCCGCCCTGATGGGCAAGGCGCTGGCCTCCCTGCGGCGCTGA